TATGATTCCTTTACCTATAATCTTGTTCAATATTTAGGTGAATTGGGAGGGACGGTTAAGGTGGTTCGCAATGATGAAATTGATCTTCCCGGGATTGCCCGACTCAAGCCGGAGCGAATTGTTGTCTCGCCCGGTCCTTGTACTCCCAAAGAGGCGGGGATTTCAGTCAGTGCAATCAAGACCTTTGCCGGCCGTCTCCCGATTTTAGGTGTCTGTCTGGGGCATCAGGCAATTGCAGAGGCATTTGGCGGGAAGGTTGTACGCGCCCAACGGCTGATGCATGGTAAAACCTCACAGGTAAAGCATGACGGCAAAGGTGTTTTTGCCGGTGTGAAAAATCCCTTTACCGCGACGCGATATCATTCGTTGATCGTTTCACCGGACAAATTTCCCAGGACATTACTGGTCACAGCCCGGACCGCAGAAAAAGAAATTATGGGTATCCGGCATAAAAGTTTGCCGACGGTGGGTGTGCAGTTTCATCCGGAATCCATTCTTACCGGCGCAGGAAAACAAATTTTAAAGAATTTTTTAAAAATGAAAACGCCAAAATAAAAAGGGGCGGTCCATGCGTTGGATTACAGTTTTATTCATTTTATTTTTTGGGGCACTCGTGCCGGCTTGGGCGGCTGAGAAAATGTCCTTGATTGAAGAAGCATTGCATGCGGTGACGGTTTCTGAAGAAATATCTGTTGCAGCGCAATCGATAACCCCGACATCCCGGGAACGGTTTTGGATGCCTGGTCAGGTTGAGCTTGTTTCGAACACTGTTCAGGCGGTATCCGGGAATAATTTGACAGCCAGTGTTGTTTCTCAATTGCAGGTCGTTGATCCAGTCGGTCTAACCGCAGCTGCCACCGCAGAAATAATCGCCCTTGCCTGGACGAACACCGGAACAGTTTTTTCCGGATTTCTGGGTTATCGTGTTTGTAAAGCTGAGGTGGGAAAAACTCTTGAGGTGATCACCGCTTCACCGCAGCCGACCACTTCATTTGTAGATCGTACCGTGACAGCGAAGACCCACTATCTTTACCAGGTTTTTGCAGTCGATGGCAAAGGCACCACTTTTGTGGCTTCCCACAAAATCAGTGCTGTACTA
This sequence is a window from bacterium. Protein-coding genes within it:
- a CDS encoding aminodeoxychorismate/anthranilate synthase component II — its product is MILMIDNYDSFTYNLVQYLGELGGTVKVVRNDEIDLPGIARLKPERIVVSPGPCTPKEAGISVSAIKTFAGRLPILGVCLGHQAIAEAFGGKVVRAQRLMHGKTSQVKHDGKGVFAGVKNPFTATRYHSLIVSPDKFPRTLLVTARTAEKEIMGIRHKSLPTVGVQFHPESILTGAGKQILKNFLKMKTPK